Proteins encoded by one window of Deltaproteobacteria bacterium:
- a CDS encoding type II secretion system F family protein codes for VVFVIPKLSQIFAGMNKALPPITMALLTFANFARGYWWLILAVMGAAFYAFKRWQATPKGRKTWDAFVLKMPIFGAIIRKTAVSRFSRTLATLLQSGVPIINAMNIVKNVVNNVIIEKAIEYSRDNIREGQSIAKPLENSGVFPPMVIHMVAVGEQTGELEDMLFRIADAYDRDVTSTIQAMMSLLEPLILLVMAGVVLLIILSIMLPIMDMTSGLK; via the coding sequence GTGGTCTTCGTCATCCCGAAGCTCTCGCAGATCTTCGCGGGCATGAACAAGGCGCTGCCGCCGATCACGATGGCGTTGCTCACGTTCGCCAACTTCGCGCGCGGCTACTGGTGGCTGATCCTCGCGGTGATGGGCGCGGCGTTTTACGCGTTCAAGCGCTGGCAGGCGACCCCCAAGGGGCGCAAAACCTGGGATGCCTTCGTTCTAAAAATGCCGATCTTCGGCGCGATCATCCGCAAGACCGCCGTCAGCCGTTTCTCGCGCACGTTGGCCACGTTGCTGCAATCGGGCGTGCCGATCATCAACGCGATGAACATCGTCAAAAACGTCGTCAACAACGTCATCATCGAAAAGGCGATCGAATATTCCCGCGACAACATTCGCGAGGGGCAGTCGATCGCGAAGCCGCTGGAAAACTCCGGCGTGTTTCCGCCGATGGTGATTCATATGGTCGCGGTCGGCGAACAGACCGGCGAGCTGGAGGACATGCTCTTCCGCATCGCCGACGCCTACGACCGCGATGTCACGTCCACGATCCAGGCGATGATGTCGCTGCTCGAGCCGCTGATCCTGCTGGTCATGGCGGGGGTCGTGCTGCTCATCATCCTGTCGATCATGCTGCCCATCATGGACATGACCTCCGGCCTCAAATGA